One segment of Hippopotamus amphibius kiboko isolate mHipAmp2 chromosome 2, mHipAmp2.hap2, whole genome shotgun sequence DNA contains the following:
- the LOC130844272 gene encoding olfactory receptor 1L3-like produces the protein MQYFNHNSAISEFILLGLSSRPEDQKPLFVLFLIMYLVTLTGNLLIILAIHSNPQLQNPMYFFLSILSLADICYTTVIVPKMLVNFLSEKKTISYAGCLAQMYFFLVFGNMDSYLLAAMAIDRYVAICNPFHYVTVMNHGRCVLLVAFSIAFSYFHSLLHVLLVNWLTFCASNVIRHFFCDVNPVLKLACSSTSVNEVVTMTEGVASVMTPFLCVVMSYLRILIAILKIPSAAGKRKACSTCSSHLTVVTLFYGSIIYVYFQPLSNYTVKDRVATIIYTVLTSMLNPFIYSLRNKDMKQGLEKLISRIKSQMDRLPTAKANKSHGP, from the exons ATGCAGTATTTTAACCATAATTCTGCCA TCTCTGAATTCATCCTCTTGGGACTCTCCTCTCGCCCTGAGGACCAGAAACCACTCTTTGTCCTCTTTCTTATCATGTACCTGGTCACCTTGACGGGAAATCTCCTCATCATCCTGGCTATCCACTCCAATCCTCAACTCCAAAAtcccatgtatttcttcctgagCATCTTGTCCTTGGCTGATATTTGCTACACAACAGTTATAGTCCCCAAGATGTTAGTGAACTTTTTATCAGAGAAAAAGACCATTTCCTATGCCGGATGTCTGGCACagatgtatttcttcctggtcttTGGAAACATGGACAGTTATCTCCTGGCAGCTATGGCCATTGACCGCTACGTAGCCATTTGTAACCCCTTCCACTATGTCACTGTTATGAACCACGGACGCTGTGTGCTGCTAGTGGCCTTCTCCATAGCTTTCTCCTACTTCCACTCCCTCCTACATGTCCTCCTGGTGAATTGGCTCACCTTCTGTGCGTCAAATGTTATCCGTCACTTTTTCTGTGATGTCAACCCTGTTCTGAAGCTGGCCTGCTCTTCTACCTCTGTCAATGAAGTTGTCACCATGACAGAAGGGGTGGCCTCTGTGATGACCCCATTTCTCTGCGTCGTCATGTCTTACCTGAGAATCCTCATCGCTATCCTCAAAATTCCCTCAGCTGCTGGGAAACGCAAAGCCTGCTCCACCTGCAGCTCCCATCTCACTGTGGTGACTCTGTTTTATGGGAGTATTATCTACGTCTATTTCCAGCCATTGTCCAACTACACTGTCAAGGACAGAGTAGCAACGATCATCTACACCGTATTGACATCAATGTTGAACCCATTTATTTACAGTTTAAGAAACAAGGACATGAAACAGGGTTTAGAGAAACTGATAAGCAGGATTAAGTCTCAAATGGATAGGCTTCCTACTGCAAAAGCCAACAAAAGCCATGGACCCTGA
- the LOC130845944 gene encoding olfactory receptor 1L1: MGRNNLTRPSEFIVLGLSSRPEDQKPLFAMFLPIYLIIVIGNLLIILAIRSDTRLQTPMYFFLSVLSFVDICYVTIIIPKMLVNFLSETKTISYSECLTQMYFFIAFGNTDSYLLAVMAIDRYVAICNPFHYITIMNRRCCVLLLILSFCIPHLHSLLHILLTNQLTFCASNVIHHFFCHDQPVLKLSCSSHFVREITVMTEGLAVIMIPFSCIIISYLRILITVLKIPSAAGKRKAFSTCGSHLTVVTLFYGSISYVYFQPLSNYTVKDRIATIVYTILIPMLNPFIYSLRNKDMKLGLMKLMHRVKCQ, encoded by the coding sequence ATGGGAAGAAATAACCTAACAAGACCCTCGGAATTCATCGTCCTGGGACTCTCCTCCCGACCTGAAGATCAGAAGCCACTCTTTGCCATGTTTCTCCCCATCTACCTCATCATAGTGATagggaacctgctcatcatcctggctatCCGCTCAGACACTCGCCTCCAGActcccatgtactttttcctgaGTGTCCTATCCTTTGTTGACATTTGCTACGTGACCATCATCATCCCCAAGATGCTAGTGAACTTCTTATCAGAGACAAAGACCATCTCTTACAGTGAGTGTCTGACCCAGATGTACTTCTTCATAGCCTTTGGAAACACAGACAGTTACCTCCTGGCAGTCATGGCCAttgaccgctacgtggccatctgtaATCCCTTCCACTACATCACCATCATGAATCGCAGATGCTGTGTTCTGCTCCTCATCCTCTCCTTCTGCATTCCACACCTCCACTCCCTCCTGCACATCCTCCTGACCAACCAACTCACCTTCTGTGCCTCCAATGTCATTCACCACTTTTTCTGTCATGACCAGCCAGTGCTAAAATTGTCCTGTTCCTCCCACTTTGTCAGAGAAATCACAGTCATGACAGAAGGGCTGGCGGTCATAATGATCCCCTTTTCATGCATTATCATCTCATATTTGAGAATCCTCATCACTGTTCTGAAGATTCCTTCAGCCGCTGGGAAGCGCAAAGCCTTTTCCACCTGTGGCTCTCATCTCACGGTGGTGACCCTGTTTTATGGAAGCATCAGCTACGTCTATTTCCAGCCCCTGTCCAACTACACTGTCAAGGATAGAATAGCGACAATTGTCTACACCATATTGATTCCAATGCTAAACCCATTTATCTACAGTCTAAGAAACAAAGACATGAAGCTGGGCTTGATGAAGCTCATGCACAGGGTGAAATGCCAGTAA
- the LOC130844273 gene encoding olfactory receptor 1L1-like, translating to MISKIKTRWDNLTSPSEFILLGLSSRPQDQMPLFVLFLTIYLVSLMGNLVIILAIYSDIHLQTPMYFFLRSLSFTDICYTTVIIPKMLINFLSEVKTILYSECMTQVYFCLSFGNVDSYVLGAMAIDRYVAISKPFHYITIMSSKCCILLLVISFIVPFLHSLLQVHLLNRLTFCASNVIHHFFCELKAMLKLSCSSTSVNEIVIKTEGLCVVMVPITCIITSYLRILNTVLKIPSTAGKYKAFSTCGSHLTMVTLFYGSISYVYFHPLNSYTIKDQIATVIYTMLTSMLNPFIYSLRNKDMKQGLGKLIGRIKFQ from the exons ATGATCAG caaaatcaaaacaagatGGGACAACCTAACAAGTCCTTCTGAATTTATCCTATTGGGCCTCTCCTCTAGGCCTCAGGATCAGATGCCTCTCTTTGTCCTATTTCTAACAATTTACCTGGTCTCCCTGATGGGAAACCTGGTCATTATCCTGGCCATCTATTCGGATATTCACCTACAGACccccatgtatttctttctgaGAAGCCTGTCCTTTACTGATATTTGCTACACAACGGTTATTATTCCAAAGATGCTGATAAACTTCTTATCAGAGGTAAAGACTATCCTCTATAGTGAGTGCATGACCCAGGTCTATTTCTGCCTATCCTTTGGTAACGTAGATAGTTATGTCCTAGGGGCCATGGCCattgaccgctatgtggccataaGCAAACCCTTTCATTACATCACCATCATGAGCTCTAAATGCTGTATCCTTCTACTGGTAATCTCCTTCATCGTCCCATTTCTTCACTCGCTCCTCCAAGTCCACTTGCTGAATCGACTCACCTTCTGTGCCTCCAACGTTATCCATCACTTCTTTTGTGAACTCAAGGCAATGCTGAAGTTGTCCTGCTCATCTACATCTGTCAATGAGATAGTGATAAAGACAGAAGGACTGTGTGTTGTAATGGTCCCCATTACCTGCATCATCACCTCTTACTTGAGAATCCTCAACACTGTTCTCAAGATCCCTTCAACTGCTGGGAAGTACAAGGCCTTCTCTACCTGTGGCTCCCATCTCACCATGGTGACCCTGTTTTACGGGAGTATTAGCTATGTCTATTTCCATCCTCTGAACAGCTATACCATCAAGGACCAGATAGCCACAGTTATCTACACTATGTTAACGTCCATGCTGAACCCTTTTATCTACAGTCTGAGAAACAAAGACATGAAACAGGGCTTGGGAAAGCTGATAGGTAGGATAAAGTTCCAATGA